A DNA window from Luteolibacter luteus contains the following coding sequences:
- a CDS encoding PA0069 family radical SAM protein, with protein MDPHRGRGAGENPSNRFEAMHVETDEDAWVDEDPRPLRTSFLRDDSQSVLNKVESDDLRFELSVNPYRGCEHGCAYCYARTYHEYLGFSAGLDFESKIVVKEDAPRLLEAALAKPSYKPSLIAMSGVTDCYQPVERKLEITRRCLEVMARFRQPVGLVTKNALIARDLDYLSELAKHNAACVFISVTTLDPKLSRILEPRASTPRARLEAMRMLADAGVPVGPSAAPMIPAINDSELPSILSACKDAGASFASYTMVRLPGAVSTVFESWLDRHFPDRKEKVLNRIRAARDGKLNTTAGERHRMRGSGESAGQLHALFHASCRRLGLATRAPELSAAAFRKVMPGQGELF; from the coding sequence ATGGATCCGCATCGCGGCAGAGGGGCGGGGGAGAACCCGTCCAATCGCTTTGAGGCCATGCATGTCGAGACCGACGAGGATGCATGGGTCGATGAGGATCCGCGTCCGCTTCGGACCAGCTTCCTGCGGGACGACTCCCAGTCGGTGCTGAACAAGGTGGAGTCGGACGACCTGCGCTTTGAGCTCAGCGTGAATCCCTATCGAGGCTGCGAGCACGGCTGCGCCTACTGCTACGCCCGGACCTATCACGAGTACCTCGGCTTCTCCGCCGGCCTCGACTTCGAGTCGAAGATCGTCGTGAAGGAGGACGCCCCGCGTCTGCTCGAAGCTGCGTTGGCGAAGCCTTCCTACAAGCCATCCCTGATCGCGATGAGCGGCGTCACGGATTGCTATCAGCCCGTGGAGCGGAAATTGGAAATCACCCGCCGCTGCCTGGAGGTCATGGCACGTTTTCGCCAGCCCGTGGGCTTGGTCACGAAGAATGCACTCATCGCCCGCGATCTCGATTACCTCTCCGAACTCGCGAAGCATAACGCCGCCTGTGTCTTCATATCCGTGACCACGCTTGACCCTAAGTTGTCGCGGATTCTTGAGCCCCGAGCCTCAACACCGCGCGCCCGTCTGGAAGCGATGCGCATGCTCGCCGATGCCGGCGTGCCCGTCGGTCCCAGCGCCGCTCCCATGATCCCCGCGATCAACGACAGCGAGCTCCCTTCCATCCTGTCCGCTTGCAAGGACGCCGGGGCCAGCTTCGCCTCCTACACCATGGTGCGACTCCCCGGCGCCGTATCCACGGTCTTCGAATCCTGGCTCGATCGCCATTTCCCGGACCGGAAGGAAAAGGTGCTGAATCGCATTCGCGCTGCCCGTGATGGAAAACTGAATACCACCGCGGGTGAGCGCCATCGCATGCGCGGCAGCGGTGAATCGGCCGGCCAATTGCACGCGCTCTTCCACGCCAGTTGCAGGAGGCTCGGCTTGGCAACCAGAGCCCCCGAGCTCAGCGCCGCCGCCTTCCGCAAGGTCATGCCCGGGCAGGGCGAGCTATTCTGA
- a CDS encoding APC family permease, protein MSEKKGAGAAAATALVVASMVGTGVFTSLGFQLVDLTSGPQILFLWLLGGFIALCGALCYAEVAASLPKSGGEYHFLRSLYHPSLGFMAGMLSAIAGFAAPTAITALAFGKYFHECFPVLSVELSAVLVILLGTAAHAISTRTSARIQVGATALKLLLIVVFIVAAWVLPGKGDIRWAIDWTTDSRTIMQPAFAVALLFVFYSYTGWNAAVYGLEEWDDPQHTVRRALVGGTLLVALLYVGLNASFLHAAPVEDMKGVVQVGHVASVSLFGQGAARVVAGLFAVGLFASVSALLWAGPRVLGAMGKNMQALRMFAPRKDVPHLSLIFQAALALILVAAVGFRTLIEATQVGLTLCTSLVVAGCMVLRKRMPDLDRPVKVPLYPLPPLIFLTMAAFVIVRTAIVDFEALGDGQPKPTLIGMGAVLGLVLLWFPLKRLRQ, encoded by the coding sequence GTGTCAGAAAAAAAAGGAGCCGGGGCCGCCGCAGCGACCGCGCTGGTCGTAGCCAGCATGGTTGGGACGGGGGTGTTCACCTCGCTCGGCTTCCAGTTGGTGGACCTGACTTCGGGACCGCAGATCCTTTTCCTGTGGCTGCTCGGCGGCTTCATCGCGCTCTGCGGGGCGCTGTGCTACGCAGAGGTGGCGGCGAGCCTGCCAAAGTCGGGAGGCGAGTATCACTTCCTGCGAAGCCTCTACCATCCGAGCCTGGGTTTCATGGCCGGAATGCTCTCGGCCATTGCGGGATTTGCCGCGCCGACGGCGATTACCGCGCTGGCCTTCGGCAAATATTTCCATGAGTGCTTCCCGGTGCTGAGCGTGGAGCTTTCCGCGGTGCTGGTGATCCTACTGGGCACGGCAGCTCATGCGATCAGCACGCGGACCAGCGCGAGGATCCAAGTGGGCGCGACGGCGCTGAAGCTGCTTCTGATCGTTGTCTTCATCGTGGCGGCGTGGGTGCTTCCTGGGAAAGGCGACATCCGCTGGGCGATCGATTGGACGACCGATAGCCGGACCATCATGCAGCCGGCCTTCGCGGTGGCGCTGCTCTTTGTCTTCTATTCCTACACGGGCTGGAATGCGGCGGTGTATGGTCTGGAAGAATGGGATGACCCGCAGCACACGGTGCGGCGCGCCTTGGTAGGCGGGACCTTGCTGGTGGCCCTTCTTTATGTCGGGCTGAATGCTTCATTCCTCCATGCGGCCCCGGTCGAGGACATGAAGGGGGTGGTGCAAGTGGGCCACGTGGCCTCGGTATCTCTCTTCGGCCAAGGAGCGGCAAGGGTGGTGGCGGGGCTTTTCGCGGTGGGCCTCTTTGCCTCAGTGAGCGCGCTGCTATGGGCGGGACCGCGCGTGTTGGGGGCGATGGGCAAGAATATGCAGGCGCTGCGGATGTTCGCGCCGCGCAAGGACGTGCCGCATCTCTCGCTGATCTTCCAGGCGGCGCTGGCGCTGATCCTGGTGGCAGCTGTCGGCTTCCGGACCTTGATCGAGGCGACCCAGGTGGGACTGACGCTGTGCACTTCCCTGGTGGTGGCGGGCTGCATGGTCCTGCGCAAGCGGATGCCGGACCTCGATCGGCCAGTGAAGGTGCCGCTCTATCCGCTTCCGCCCTTGATTTTCCTCACGATGGCCGCATTCGTCATCGTGCGAACCGCCATCGTGGACTTCGAAGCGCTCGGCGATGGCCAGCCGAAGCCCACCTTGATCGGGATGGGTGCTGTCCTCGGGCTCGTCCTCCTCTGGTTTCCACTCAAACGCCTCCGCCAATGA
- a CDS encoding TIGR03364 family FAD-dependent oxidoreductase: protein MSTQPHTAIIGAGIVGLAHAWAAARAGHRVTVFERSDKARGASVRNFGMCWPIGQAPEYFAAALRSRELWQEFVRESGAYSRPTGSVHVVEHEDEASVLEEFAKAAPDLGYQVELLTRAQVEESCPGVRRGVARAGLLSRTEINVDPRQALALLPAFLGEKHGVAFHWRTAVTQVREGKLVTASGETHTFDEAFVCSGHDFETLFPEILAASPLRPCKLQMLRTVPQPKGWNLGPMLASGLSLRQYGNFSICPSLSEVKARVAWDMPELDRYGIHVMASQDRFGAIVLGDSHEYGDHIEIFDKAEIDELMLRELRKLFDFPDWTIAERWHGIYAKHYDGPEFRVQALPGVQIATGTSGSGMTMSFGLADRFFAKREATV from the coding sequence ATGTCTACCCAGCCGCATACCGCGATCATCGGAGCAGGTATCGTTGGTCTCGCCCATGCCTGGGCCGCCGCCCGTGCAGGACATCGCGTGACCGTCTTTGAGCGCAGCGACAAGGCACGCGGTGCTTCCGTAAGAAACTTCGGCATGTGCTGGCCCATTGGTCAGGCACCGGAATACTTTGCGGCCGCCCTCCGCAGCCGCGAACTCTGGCAGGAATTCGTACGCGAGTCCGGGGCTTACTCCCGCCCGACCGGCAGCGTGCATGTCGTGGAGCATGAGGACGAAGCCTCCGTGCTTGAGGAGTTTGCCAAGGCCGCGCCCGACCTCGGCTATCAGGTCGAACTTCTCACCCGTGCGCAAGTCGAGGAAAGCTGTCCAGGTGTTCGTCGCGGTGTCGCAAGGGCCGGCCTGCTCAGCCGTACCGAAATCAATGTGGATCCCCGCCAGGCCTTGGCACTGCTTCCGGCCTTCCTCGGTGAAAAGCATGGCGTCGCCTTCCATTGGCGCACCGCGGTCACGCAGGTCAGGGAAGGCAAGCTGGTCACCGCATCCGGCGAAACCCACACCTTTGACGAGGCCTTTGTTTGTTCCGGCCACGACTTCGAAACCCTCTTCCCGGAGATCCTCGCGGCGAGCCCCCTGCGGCCCTGCAAGCTCCAGATGTTGCGCACGGTTCCACAGCCGAAAGGCTGGAATCTGGGCCCCATGCTCGCCAGCGGCCTCTCGCTCCGGCAGTACGGGAATTTCTCGATCTGTCCCAGCTTGTCGGAGGTAAAGGCGCGCGTCGCTTGGGACATGCCGGAGCTGGATCGCTACGGCATCCATGTCATGGCCTCGCAGGACCGCTTCGGCGCGATCGTCTTGGGGGACTCGCACGAGTACGGCGATCACATCGAGATTTTCGACAAGGCGGAGATTGATGAACTCATGCTCCGTGAACTCCGGAAGCTCTTTGATTTTCCCGATTGGACCATCGCCGAGCGCTGGCACGGCATCTATGCAAAGCACTACGATGGCCCGGAGTTCCGCGTCCAGGCGCTGCCAGGCGTTCAGATCGCCACTGGCACCAGTGGTTCCGGCATGACCATGTCCTTCGGCTTGGCCGATCGTTTCTTTGCCAAACGTGAGGCAACGGTTTAA
- a CDS encoding xylose operon transcription regulator XylR, protein MNHGPTFRRTWRVGIRMVDWAQGFGNRIYGGILDFLREGHSFELEFVQPSGSDLPAVTIDENWQGDGLLVFRYTPAEARAWRKSGIKVVNLSSEQPPRGVLFPRVTLENQAAGRLAAEHLLGLGLRSFAFLHDPGRTYSRERLEGYRARLHEDGHTCRILPIPSSSFSPKIRARQIEQMAWRIMASLEAPCGLFAKDDISGVTAIRALKQVGMRVPEDVPVVGVSDDIVFCHATTPALSSVRFPGKQIGRAAAELLFRMMSGETMPPETRILAPSPGITVRESTGRVELPDPVVTRAMNFIRSRPLNLPIDTELLCREAGASREQLRQRFHATLGRTPKQEVDRIRSARVSDLLKRTDWTLERLAEHCGFSGGDELCRFMKRVTGSTPGEIRRGL, encoded by the coding sequence ATGAACCATGGCCCCACCTTTCGCCGCACCTGGCGTGTCGGCATCCGCATGGTGGACTGGGCGCAGGGTTTCGGGAACCGCATCTATGGTGGGATCCTGGACTTCCTGCGCGAGGGGCATTCCTTCGAATTGGAGTTTGTGCAGCCGAGTGGCTCCGACTTGCCCGCGGTGACGATCGACGAGAACTGGCAAGGTGATGGCCTGCTGGTCTTCCGCTATACGCCGGCTGAAGCGAGGGCATGGAGGAAAAGCGGAATCAAGGTGGTGAATCTCAGCTCCGAGCAGCCGCCGAGAGGGGTGCTCTTTCCCCGGGTGACGCTGGAAAACCAGGCGGCCGGGCGACTGGCGGCGGAGCATCTGTTAGGGCTGGGCCTACGGAGCTTCGCTTTCCTCCACGATCCCGGGAGGACTTATTCGCGGGAGCGGCTGGAAGGATATCGGGCGAGGCTCCACGAGGACGGCCACACTTGCCGGATCCTCCCGATCCCCTCGTCGTCGTTTTCTCCGAAGATCCGGGCCCGGCAGATCGAACAGATGGCGTGGCGGATCATGGCAAGCTTGGAAGCTCCCTGCGGGCTCTTCGCAAAGGATGACATCTCCGGTGTCACGGCGATCCGGGCACTGAAACAGGTGGGAATGCGCGTGCCCGAGGATGTGCCGGTGGTGGGGGTGAGCGATGACATCGTCTTTTGCCACGCGACGACCCCGGCGCTGAGCAGCGTCCGGTTTCCCGGGAAGCAGATCGGCAGGGCTGCGGCGGAACTGCTGTTCCGGATGATGAGTGGCGAGACGATGCCTCCAGAGACGCGGATCCTGGCACCCTCGCCGGGGATCACGGTGCGGGAGTCCACGGGTCGTGTGGAATTGCCGGATCCGGTGGTGACACGTGCGATGAATTTTATCCGGAGCAGGCCGCTGAATCTGCCGATCGACACGGAGTTGCTCTGCCGGGAAGCAGGCGCTTCACGCGAGCAACTGCGACAGCGGTTTCATGCGACGTTGGGCCGGACGCCGAAACAGGAGGTGGATCGGATCCGCTCGGCGCGGGTGAGCGATTTGTTGAAGCGGACCGATTGGACCTTGGAGCGGCTGGCCGAGCATTGCGGGTTTTCCGGCGGGGATGAGTTGTGCCGCTTCATGAAGCGGGTGACGGGGTCGACGCCGGGAGAGATCCGGAGGGGGTTGTAG
- the phnA gene encoding phosphonoacetate hydrolase, translating to MSSFETNGRSYALPANPIAVICLDGCADEYLSVAIARGKMPRLAAMARDGWRGMVRGALPSFTNVNNTSIVTGVSPRVHGICGNFFLNPDTGEEVMMNGPEFRRCGTILTAAADAGRKVAFITAKEKLRTVLGDGVVERGGIVFSSEKVDEAKLATHGIDDATAIIGKPRPEIYSGDASIYVLEAGAALAEQGKADFLYLSTTDFMQHKFAPEAPEILDFHARIDGAIGRLLDAGCTVALTADHGMNAKNDLAGNPKVIFVESLLHGKFGKALRVICPITDPYVVHHGALGSLVMVHLEDPSTRAGVADFLFSQPGITEVLTREQAVEKLELAPDRIGDLVVLSGRDVVVGKSPEHHDLSVLKGGLRSHGGRYEEMVPLVISKPLTPELQRIAEGDPRNFDVFHFACHV from the coding sequence ATGAGTTCCTTCGAAACGAACGGCCGCTCCTACGCCCTGCCCGCAAATCCCATCGCTGTCATCTGCCTCGATGGTTGCGCGGACGAATACCTCAGTGTCGCGATTGCCCGTGGCAAGATGCCCCGTTTGGCTGCGATGGCCCGCGATGGTTGGCGCGGTATGGTGCGCGGCGCCCTGCCTTCCTTCACGAACGTTAACAACACCTCGATCGTTACCGGCGTGTCGCCGCGGGTCCATGGCATCTGCGGAAACTTCTTCCTGAATCCTGACACCGGCGAGGAGGTCATGATGAATGGCCCGGAGTTCCGCCGCTGCGGCACCATCCTGACCGCCGCCGCCGATGCCGGACGAAAGGTCGCCTTCATCACCGCGAAGGAGAAACTGCGCACTGTCCTCGGCGATGGCGTGGTCGAGCGCGGAGGCATCGTCTTCTCTTCGGAGAAGGTGGACGAAGCCAAGCTCGCCACCCACGGGATCGATGACGCCACCGCGATCATCGGCAAGCCCCGCCCCGAGATCTACTCGGGGGATGCCTCCATCTACGTGCTTGAGGCGGGTGCCGCGCTGGCGGAGCAGGGGAAGGCGGACTTCCTCTACCTCTCCACCACGGATTTCATGCAGCACAAGTTCGCGCCGGAAGCACCGGAGATTCTCGATTTCCATGCGCGCATTGATGGAGCCATCGGTCGTCTCTTGGACGCCGGCTGCACCGTTGCCCTCACCGCCGATCACGGCATGAATGCGAAAAATGACCTCGCGGGAAATCCGAAGGTCATCTTCGTCGAGTCCTTGCTGCACGGGAAATTCGGCAAGGCCCTCCGCGTGATCTGCCCGATCACCGATCCTTACGTGGTCCATCATGGCGCGCTTGGCTCCCTCGTGATGGTGCACTTGGAGGATCCATCCACTCGTGCCGGGGTCGCGGACTTCCTCTTCAGCCAGCCAGGCATCACCGAAGTGCTCACCCGTGAGCAAGCTGTGGAAAAGCTGGAGCTGGCTCCCGACCGCATTGGCGATCTTGTCGTCCTTTCCGGCCGCGATGTCGTGGTCGGCAAGTCTCCGGAGCATCATGATCTCTCCGTGCTCAAGGGCGGGCTCCGTTCCCATGGCGGGCGCTACGAGGAAATGGTCCCCCTCGTGATTTCCAAGCCGCTCACCCCGGAACTCCAGCGGATTGCCGAAGGGGATCCGAGGAACTTTGACGTCTTCCATTTTGCCTGCCATGTCTGA